The DNA window GGGAATCGTATCGTAGTAGACGCTGACCGCCGTCGCCGGAGCGACGAAATACGGCAGGGAAACGAGCGCAACTACGACCAGACACGACACCATACCGACTTTCAGCGCCTTGCTCATGTGCATACCCATCCGTGGAACCGAGTTAAGCGTCCTGCTTGAGTCGGAAAACCCACATTACTCCGGAACGAATGGGGGAATATGGGACTCGGAAGCACGGCCAAGAAGATTCAGAAAGTCGCCGACACCGCGGAGAAACTGTACGCTAAACTCAACGAGATGCGCGAGCAGTTGGTAGACATGCGCGAGACGCTAGAGACGACGAACGAGCGCGTCGAGCGACTCGAAGCGGAAAACGAACACCAGAAGGCGCTCATCGAGGCGTTGGCCCGCGAGGAAGGCATCGACGTAGACGAGGTGCTGTCCGAAGTCGAATCCGCCGAGGCGGACGGCGAGGGCGAAGCGGGGGACGACTCGACCGACGAGACGGTCGAAGCGAGCACGTGAGTCACCGAGTCGGAAGACATAACAACGACTAACAGCCCTCCCGTCAATTTTTGCGACATGACGACACATCGGGAACCGCTCGAATCGGTCCTCGACACGGTGGGCCGAACCCCGCTCGTTCGTGTTCAGGCCGCCTCCGACGAGATACCAGTGTACGCGAAAGTGGAATCGTTCAACCCCGGCGCGAGCGTCAAGGACCGCATCGGGAAGTACATGATAGAGGCGATGCTCGACAGCGGCGAACTCCGACCCGGCGGGACCGTCATCGAACCGACCGCCGGAAACACGGGTATCGGCTTCGCCATCGCCGCCGGGCAACTCGGCGTGAACGCCGTGTTCGTCGT is part of the Haladaptatus paucihalophilus DX253 genome and encodes:
- a CDS encoding DUF5798 family protein; this translates as MGLGSTAKKIQKVADTAEKLYAKLNEMREQLVDMRETLETTNERVERLEAENEHQKALIEALAREEGIDVDEVLSEVESAEADGEGEAGDDSTDETVEAST